A single genomic interval of Helianthus annuus cultivar XRQ/B chromosome 6, HanXRQr2.0-SUNRISE, whole genome shotgun sequence harbors:
- the LOC110864604 gene encoding DUF724 domain-containing protein 7 isoform X5, which produces MGRWKMVPTTEAEGVMFTVGKKVEVSFERESLRDCWVPATILKNSDNNTFLVEYQQRGTGDEAILHKVTVDYLHIRPSPPHLRAKNFALSEKVDAYYDFGWWSGVITKELPDNRYNVFFKHTKKEREFIYSRVRPHMEWKGGQWFNTSQGDTDVKATPSLIDEQIKQKTPSIDKESTLATSTMKRTKQKVLDINGKGSPSSKKLKDEIADDDPSKKTNGPSMGQSEGFDSEETGMTDQANGKKGRRKLTTDSSRKRGRLSNELTSLQTSDKGSEVDSIKTRTKDTVEKEDITEDSPTPVVIGLQCNGMTVSQGKILQKLSIEKTPNVNGSDTQQQPTVPFSPLTMSEKKGSEGDTASVAPKRKRGRPPKLRALSPNTSVTSDNPNSSAVPSAPSGQKKEVGLTTSLASKSLKENHGPVKEQPVIQNAQLSEEDKLPNENTGKDLDVQPVLETKKHSAKKGKRGKRKTISVNTESSAQVFGVFDVDSRDSSKEKTDGRLEKDSAMRNPDASVGKSLDSVSDDHRPLSRWVKEKDAPITIHAPDGTVEQSSNVSEKLAICVVGSEDLPFVRNPSLWQTIESMDAFRMLPQKPHFRPLLEGVKESAREGLAIGSMVTFTTVVGQTCGMRFDDPRSTIEDCLETLVELEDNGFDVRVLRGRLTRLLLIKDKQDELMERSEGVAEKLEEHTVQRKIQCDDELNSIDRQIRELQERRKQVVLKKERWNSEISVMEAMAEEIEHEMRRVGAEFDALAATPL; this is translated from the exons ATGGGTCGGTGGAAGATGGTTCCAACCACAGAAGCAG AAGGAGTGATGTTCACTGTAGGCAAAAAAGTAGAAGTGTCTTTTGAGAGAGAAAGTTTGCGTGATTGTTGGGTTCCTGCAACAATACTGAAAAATTCGGACAACAATACTTTTCTAGTTGAGTATCAGCAGCGGGGAACTGGTGATGAAGCGATTCTTCATAAAGTTACAGTAGATTACCTTCATATTCGACCCTCACCACCTCATTTGAGAGCTAAGAATTTTGCTTTGTCGGAAAAGGTGGATGCTTATTATGACTTTGGATGGTGGAGTGGTGTGATTACAAAAGAACTTCCTGATAATAGGTATAATGTGTTCTTTAAGCATACTAAAAAGGAAAGAGAGTTTATTTACTCAAGAGTGAGGCCACATATGGAATGGAAAGGTGGCCAATGGTTCAACACTTCCCAG GGTGACACGGATGTGAAAGCTACTCCTTCCTTGATAGATGAGCAAATTAAGCAGAAAACACCTAGCATTGACAAAGAAAGCACTCTTGCAACATCAACGATGAAGAGAACAAAGCAGAAGGTTCTTGATATCAATGGCAAGGGTTCACCGTCTTCAAAGAAACTGAAGGATGAAATTGCGGATGATGATCCAAGTAAAAAAACAAACGGTCCATCTATGGGTCAATCTGAGGGCTTTGACTCTGAAGAAACTGGAATGACTGACCAAGCAAATGGAAAGAAAGGG CGTAGGAAACTAACAACGGATTCTTCAAGAAAGAGGGGGAGATTAAGCAACGAGCTTACGAGCCTGCAAACTTCTGACAAAG GATCTGAAGTTGACTccatcaaaacaagaaccaaagataCTGTGGAAAAAGAAGATATTACCGAAGATTCTCCCACTCCCGTTGTCATAGGTTTGCAATGTAATGGGATGACAGTATCACAAGGGAAGATACTTCAAAAGCTTTCCATTGAAAAGACCCCAAATGTTAACGGAAGTGACACGCAACAACAACCCACGGTTCCATTTTCACCATTAACAATGTCCGAGAAG AAGGGAAGTGAAGGGGATACTGCATCTGTTGCTCCAAAAAGAAAGAGGGGTAGACCACCTAAGTTACGGGCCTTAAGCCCTAACACTTCTGTTACAT CTGATAATCCTAACAGTAGTGCTGTTCCATCTGCACCATCTGGTCAAAAGAAAGAAGTTGGCTTGACTACAAGTTTAGCGAGCAAGTCATTGAAAGAGAACCATGGGCCTGTAAAGGAGCAACCGGTGATACAAAATGCCCAATTGAGTGAAGAAGACAAGTTGCCAAATGAAAATACTGGGAAAGATTTAGATGTTCAACCGGTTCTGGAAACAAAAAAGCATTCGGCAAAGAAAGGAAAACGAGGAAAACGGAAGACAATCAGTGTAAACACCGAGTCTTCAGCTCAAG TGTTTGGTGTTTTTGACGTAGATTCTCGAGATTCATCTAAAGAAAAAACAGATGGTAGGTTGGAGAAGGATTCAGCAATGAGAAATCCGGATGCTTCTGTTGGGAAATCACTGGACAGCGTGTCTGATGATCATCGTCCTCTTTCTAGATGGGTTAAAGAAAAAGACGCTCCAATAACCATTCATGCCCCTG ATGGAACTGTGGAACAGTCATCAAATGTGAGTGAGAAACTTGCGATATGTGTGGTGGGTTCCGAAGACTTGCCGTTTGTCCGAAACCCGTCGCTTTGGCAAACCATAGAATCAATGGACGCCTTCCGGATGCTTCCACAAAAACCACATTTCCGCCCATTGTTGGAAGGTGTGAAAGAAAGTGCTCGTGAAGGGTTAGCCATTGGTAGCATGGTTACATTTACAACTGTGGTTGGCCAGACTTGCGGTATGAGATTTGATGATCCAAGAAGTACCATAGAGGACTGTTTGGAAACACTTGTGGAACTTGAAGATAACGGGTTTGATGTCAGGGTGTTAAGAGGACGGTTGACCCGATTGCTTTTGATAAAGGACAAACAGGATGAACTCATGGAACGGTCAGAAGGGGTTGCTGAAAAACTAGAGGAACATACCGTACAAAGAAAGATTCAGTGTGATGATGAGTTAAACTCGATCGATAGACAGATAAGGGAATTGCAGGAAAGACGGAAACAGGTGGTGTTGAAGAAGGAGAGATGGAATTCGGAGATTAGTGTAATGGAAGCGATGGCTGAGGAAATCGAGCATGAAATGAGGAGAGTAGGTGCAGAATTTGATGCGTTAGCGGCTACCCCTTTGTGa
- the LOC110864604 gene encoding DUF724 domain-containing protein 7 isoform X6 yields the protein MGRWKMVPTTEAEGVMFTVGKKVEVSFERESLRDCWVPATILKNSDNNTFLVEYQQRGTGDEAILHKVTVDYLHIRPSPPHLRAKNFALSEKVDAYYDFGWWSGVITKELPDNRYNVFFKHTKKEREFIYSRVRPHMEWKGGQWFNTSQGDTDVKATPSLIDEQIKQKTPSIDKESTLATSTMKRTKQKVLDINGKGSPSSKKLKDEIADDDPSKKTNGPSMGQSEGFDSEETGMTDQANGKKGRRKLTTDSSRKRGRLSNELTSLQTSDKGSEVDSIKTRTKDTVEKEDITEDSPTPVVIGLQCNGMTVSQGKILQKLSIEKTPNVNGSDTQQQPTVPFSPLTMSEKKGSEGDTASVAPKRKRGRPPKLRALSPNTSVTSDNPNSSAVPSAPSGQKKEVGLTTSLASKSLKENHGPVKEQPVIQNAQLSEEDKLPNENTGKDLDVQPVLETKKHSAKKGKRGKRKTISVNTESSAQDSRDSSKEKTDGRLEKDSAMRNPDASVGKSLDSVSDDHRPLSRWVKEKDAPITIHAPDGTVEQSSNVSEKLAICVVGSEDLPFVRNPSLWQTIESMDAFRMLPQKPHFRPLLEGVKESAREGLAIGSMVTFTTVVGQTCGMRFDDPRSTIEDCLETLVELEDNGFDVRVLRGRLTRLLLIKDKQDELMERSEGVAEKLEEHTVQRKIQCDDELNSIDRQIRELQERRKQVVLKKERWNSEISVMEAMAEEIEHEMRRVGAEFDALAATPL from the exons ATGGGTCGGTGGAAGATGGTTCCAACCACAGAAGCAG AAGGAGTGATGTTCACTGTAGGCAAAAAAGTAGAAGTGTCTTTTGAGAGAGAAAGTTTGCGTGATTGTTGGGTTCCTGCAACAATACTGAAAAATTCGGACAACAATACTTTTCTAGTTGAGTATCAGCAGCGGGGAACTGGTGATGAAGCGATTCTTCATAAAGTTACAGTAGATTACCTTCATATTCGACCCTCACCACCTCATTTGAGAGCTAAGAATTTTGCTTTGTCGGAAAAGGTGGATGCTTATTATGACTTTGGATGGTGGAGTGGTGTGATTACAAAAGAACTTCCTGATAATAGGTATAATGTGTTCTTTAAGCATACTAAAAAGGAAAGAGAGTTTATTTACTCAAGAGTGAGGCCACATATGGAATGGAAAGGTGGCCAATGGTTCAACACTTCCCAG GGTGACACGGATGTGAAAGCTACTCCTTCCTTGATAGATGAGCAAATTAAGCAGAAAACACCTAGCATTGACAAAGAAAGCACTCTTGCAACATCAACGATGAAGAGAACAAAGCAGAAGGTTCTTGATATCAATGGCAAGGGTTCACCGTCTTCAAAGAAACTGAAGGATGAAATTGCGGATGATGATCCAAGTAAAAAAACAAACGGTCCATCTATGGGTCAATCTGAGGGCTTTGACTCTGAAGAAACTGGAATGACTGACCAAGCAAATGGAAAGAAAGGG CGTAGGAAACTAACAACGGATTCTTCAAGAAAGAGGGGGAGATTAAGCAACGAGCTTACGAGCCTGCAAACTTCTGACAAAG GATCTGAAGTTGACTccatcaaaacaagaaccaaagataCTGTGGAAAAAGAAGATATTACCGAAGATTCTCCCACTCCCGTTGTCATAGGTTTGCAATGTAATGGGATGACAGTATCACAAGGGAAGATACTTCAAAAGCTTTCCATTGAAAAGACCCCAAATGTTAACGGAAGTGACACGCAACAACAACCCACGGTTCCATTTTCACCATTAACAATGTCCGAGAAG AAGGGAAGTGAAGGGGATACTGCATCTGTTGCTCCAAAAAGAAAGAGGGGTAGACCACCTAAGTTACGGGCCTTAAGCCCTAACACTTCTGTTACAT CTGATAATCCTAACAGTAGTGCTGTTCCATCTGCACCATCTGGTCAAAAGAAAGAAGTTGGCTTGACTACAAGTTTAGCGAGCAAGTCATTGAAAGAGAACCATGGGCCTGTAAAGGAGCAACCGGTGATACAAAATGCCCAATTGAGTGAAGAAGACAAGTTGCCAAATGAAAATACTGGGAAAGATTTAGATGTTCAACCGGTTCTGGAAACAAAAAAGCATTCGGCAAAGAAAGGAAAACGAGGAAAACGGAAGACAATCAGTGTAAACACCGAGTCTTCAGCTCAAG ATTCTCGAGATTCATCTAAAGAAAAAACAGATGGTAGGTTGGAGAAGGATTCAGCAATGAGAAATCCGGATGCTTCTGTTGGGAAATCACTGGACAGCGTGTCTGATGATCATCGTCCTCTTTCTAGATGGGTTAAAGAAAAAGACGCTCCAATAACCATTCATGCCCCTG ATGGAACTGTGGAACAGTCATCAAATGTGAGTGAGAAACTTGCGATATGTGTGGTGGGTTCCGAAGACTTGCCGTTTGTCCGAAACCCGTCGCTTTGGCAAACCATAGAATCAATGGACGCCTTCCGGATGCTTCCACAAAAACCACATTTCCGCCCATTGTTGGAAGGTGTGAAAGAAAGTGCTCGTGAAGGGTTAGCCATTGGTAGCATGGTTACATTTACAACTGTGGTTGGCCAGACTTGCGGTATGAGATTTGATGATCCAAGAAGTACCATAGAGGACTGTTTGGAAACACTTGTGGAACTTGAAGATAACGGGTTTGATGTCAGGGTGTTAAGAGGACGGTTGACCCGATTGCTTTTGATAAAGGACAAACAGGATGAACTCATGGAACGGTCAGAAGGGGTTGCTGAAAAACTAGAGGAACATACCGTACAAAGAAAGATTCAGTGTGATGATGAGTTAAACTCGATCGATAGACAGATAAGGGAATTGCAGGAAAGACGGAAACAGGTGGTGTTGAAGAAGGAGAGATGGAATTCGGAGATTAGTGTAATGGAAGCGATGGCTGAGGAAATCGAGCATGAAATGAGGAGAGTAGGTGCAGAATTTGATGCGTTAGCGGCTACCCCTTTGTGa